One window of the Shewanella cyperi genome contains the following:
- a CDS encoding META domain-containing protein codes for MLKQISLGASLLMLLVGCQSTPEAAPPFELIGTWQIEEAAGKPLIDYSPAQLTFAADNKFSGNNSCNNIFGDYVHEDSVLRLSPAGSTKKACVDALMQQEQRIMQVLTRISRLRFTQGKLILLDERGHKQLVLSRR; via the coding sequence ATGTTAAAACAGATTTCTCTCGGTGCAAGCCTGTTAATGCTGCTCGTTGGCTGCCAGTCCACCCCTGAGGCAGCACCTCCTTTTGAGCTTATCGGTACCTGGCAGATTGAAGAAGCCGCCGGCAAGCCCCTTATCGACTACAGCCCGGCCCAGTTAACTTTTGCCGCCGACAATAAATTCAGCGGCAATAACAGTTGCAATAACATCTTCGGCGACTATGTCCACGAGGATTCTGTGCTGCGCCTGAGCCCTGCCGGCAGCACTAAAAAAGCCTGTGTCGATGCCCTGATGCAGCAGGAGCAAAGGATTATGCAGGTACTGACCCGGATAAGCCGGTTGCGCTTTACCCAGGGCAAGCTCATCTTGCTC